The Gossypium hirsutum isolate 1008001.06 chromosome A03, Gossypium_hirsutum_v2.1, whole genome shotgun sequence genome contains the following window.
tgtgaaataaattaagcTTGAAAGTTGTGAGATCGAAAAGATACGATGTTTAAATCATCAAAAAGAACACAGGCattaaaagagagagaaataatGTTGATGAAGATCCATGCAAAACCGTAGTGTGTTTAGTTATTGGTAAATTGTTCACtaataaatgataatatttaATACATCTCATGAAAAGTTGTGCAATTTAATTCCATATGTAGACTAAATGTGCACAAACGCCAACATATAGCAATTCATTCCCTTtcccattatatatataaacacccTTTTAACTACTCAACTTCATTCTCCATTACCTTACCAAATGGATCTTGGTTTCGCAAAGATGGAAAATGGATCTGAATTTGACTACTGCTTCAACTTTGAAGAAAACCCATTTGGAAAGTGAGATGCTTTAATCATGTTTTTGCTTTTAAGTTTGGGTTCTTTTTGTTCcttaatgtttttgttttttttttttggttcatttACCGCAGGGTGGAATTTGAAGTAGACAGTTTTTACGATTTCAATTCACCTGCATTGCTTCCCCATCCTCAGGCCgacaatttatgcattcagtTCATGGATTTTGAAGAGATAAGCAGTGACTTCGCTCTTTTTGATCAGAATGAAGATATCATGGTTGATGCAATAAAGACAGTAGTGGATTCATTTGACCACCATTGTGGCAATATTACGAACAGTGGTGGTTCAAGTACTGAAGCATCGAGAGtgattcatgaaattgagtatgGGGATTCACATGGAGAGAAAATAAGGAGTTTCAGAAGGAAAAGGACAGCTTCATTGGAATTAGATGAGATTCAAAAGTACTTTGATTTTC
Protein-coding sequences here:
- the LOC107886249 gene encoding protein RKD4 — translated: MDLGFAKMENGSEFDYCFNFEENPFGKVEFEVDSFYDFNSPALLPHPQADNLCIQFMDFEEISSDFALFDQNEDIMVDAIKTVVDSFDHHCGNITNSGGSSTEASRVIHEIEYGDSHGEKIRSFRRKRTASLELDEIQKYFDFPISKAAKEMNVGLTLLKKRCRELNIMRWPHRKIKSLKSLIHNVKELGLTNEIVMLEEHQRMLEKVPDLELTDRTKKLRQACFKANYKKRRSLASCY